In one Pseudomonas sp. SG20056 genomic region, the following are encoded:
- a CDS encoding capsular biosynthesis protein, with protein sequence MGKVLFFSLAKHQTRYFGRLLAETSLQGLLVESGRLPFPALSCISQVVKKVDWIKIVAEKCQERKVKRKYHGMLYRLLLRAELFFMGLRIQALLNRENPDLVAVWNGAARHCQLLLALLKPGSKAVFFENGLLPNTTTFDPRGVNYNNSMPRTAAFYRAYAEQQAVVSAVPVKLVPRKPRIVGLESISLPERFVFIPFQDDRDTQVRLFSPWVGSMSALFTLGERLADEFDFTVVFKEHPSSRESYPELHQRCHERLLFANGNSTQELIERSLFVVTLNSTVGVESLLLGKSVLTLGNAFFNIEGLVAHADSLSELLRLAGEYPNWELDEELRCSFLHYLQHQYCVSGHWQEASVEHLQDVARRMQQVLLAAAI encoded by the coding sequence ATGGGTAAAGTTTTATTCTTCTCTCTGGCTAAACATCAGACCCGATACTTTGGCCGTTTACTCGCAGAAACATCGCTACAAGGGCTTTTGGTTGAGTCTGGACGGTTACCTTTCCCTGCGTTGTCTTGTATTTCTCAGGTTGTCAAAAAAGTTGACTGGATCAAGATTGTTGCAGAAAAGTGTCAGGAGCGAAAAGTTAAGAGAAAGTATCATGGGATGCTTTACCGCCTGTTGTTACGTGCCGAGTTATTTTTCATGGGGCTGCGAATTCAAGCTTTGCTTAATCGTGAAAACCCAGATTTAGTAGCCGTGTGGAATGGGGCCGCGCGTCATTGTCAATTGCTGCTGGCGTTGCTAAAGCCGGGCAGTAAGGCTGTTTTTTTTGAAAATGGATTACTGCCTAATACCACGACTTTTGATCCTCGCGGTGTTAATTACAATAATTCAATGCCGCGCACAGCTGCTTTTTATCGTGCTTATGCTGAGCAGCAAGCTGTTGTTTCAGCCGTGCCAGTTAAGCTGGTGCCGCGTAAACCTAGAATAGTTGGCCTTGAATCTATAAGTCTGCCAGAGCGTTTCGTGTTTATTCCGTTCCAGGATGACCGGGATACACAGGTGCGGTTGTTCTCTCCATGGGTAGGCAGCATGTCGGCGTTGTTTACTTTGGGTGAGCGGCTGGCTGACGAATTTGATTTTACTGTGGTGTTCAAGGAGCACCCTTCGAGCCGCGAGAGCTATCCAGAATTACATCAGCGTTGTCATGAGCGCTTGCTGTTCGCTAATGGGAATAGCACGCAGGAGTTGATTGAACGCAGTCTGTTCGTGGTCACTTTGAACTCAACCGTAGGGGTCGAGAGCCTGCTGCTGGGTAAGTCTGTCCTGACTTTGGGCAATGCTTTCTTCAATATTGAAGGTCTGGTGGCGCATGCTGACTCATTAAGTGAGTTACTTCGCCTTGCGGGGGAGTATCCGAACTGGGAGCTTGATGAAGAGCTTAGATGTAGTTTTTTGCATTATTTGCAGCACCAGTACTGTGTCTCAGGGCATTGGCAGGAAGCCTCTGTTGAGCACTTGCAAGATGTTGCGCGGCGTATGCAGCAAGTATTGTTGGCTGCGGCGATCTAA
- a CDS encoding O-antigen ligase family protein, giving the protein MTHSLPFPWLSTALTRWLAFGFAWLLLGMFLLPTSKLYQQGLILFFWLPGLLAVFTIPVVRRSWDRLLLLILALSVLWAGLSISWGGEVGKLKEMFYVCLALNAIVALAGLNPRLFWQVLLGSAVLGAVLAWWSLFYFYAWQGQPLDMRIVATGLLNHTILASHVMGVMGLALLFMRGWLPRRYQGLVWLLACLGYLSFLLMSRSKGPALALLVCLVLSGLWSGSRKAWLIGGFAIFAACLGAWLLPEQLLRGGLSYRPQLLEQAWGLWLANPWLGLGVGAEYQLLVAELGRNFDHTHNLYVHMALQLGVVGVFFWVALQGAVVWRAWSMRASVPGQTLCAICCFSAVALLTDGIGPWVKPREEWFTVWLPVFLAFALFIPRQSRLEPDRHDALDTG; this is encoded by the coding sequence ATGACTCACTCATTGCCATTTCCTTGGCTGTCAACAGCCTTGACTCGATGGCTTGCTTTTGGCTTTGCATGGTTATTGCTGGGGATGTTCTTGCTGCCAACTAGCAAGCTCTATCAGCAGGGATTGATCCTATTCTTCTGGTTGCCGGGGTTGTTAGCGGTTTTTACTATTCCGGTTGTGCGACGGTCTTGGGACAGGTTGCTGCTGCTTATATTGGCCCTATCAGTGTTATGGGCTGGATTATCGATAAGTTGGGGGGGGGAGGTAGGCAAGCTTAAGGAGATGTTCTATGTCTGCCTTGCGCTTAACGCAATAGTCGCTTTGGCAGGGCTTAACCCGCGCCTATTTTGGCAAGTCCTTTTGGGTAGTGCAGTGCTGGGGGCTGTATTGGCGTGGTGGTCGCTCTTCTATTTTTATGCGTGGCAGGGGCAGCCACTAGATATGCGCATTGTGGCCACCGGCCTACTCAATCACACCATTCTTGCATCCCATGTAATGGGGGTTATGGGGCTTGCTCTGTTATTTATGCGTGGCTGGTTACCTCGGCGCTATCAGGGGTTGGTATGGTTGTTGGCGTGCTTGGGTTACCTCTCTTTTCTACTGATGTCGCGCAGCAAAGGCCCTGCACTTGCGTTATTGGTGTGTTTGGTGCTTTCAGGTCTCTGGTCGGGTTCTCGAAAGGCATGGTTAATCGGTGGTTTCGCGATATTTGCCGCATGCCTAGGCGCTTGGTTGTTGCCCGAGCAGTTGCTCCGTGGGGGTTTGTCCTATCGTCCTCAGCTGCTGGAGCAGGCTTGGGGGTTGTGGTTAGCAAATCCTTGGCTGGGGCTAGGGGTAGGCGCTGAGTATCAGCTGCTGGTAGCTGAGTTGGGCAGGAATTTTGACCATACGCACAATCTCTATGTGCATATGGCTCTGCAGCTGGGCGTGGTTGGGGTGTTTTTCTGGGTTGCTTTGCAGGGAGCCGTTGTGTGGCGAGCGTGGTCAATGCGCGCCAGTGTTCCGGGTCAAACACTTTGTGCCATCTGCTGTTTTTCAGCTGTTGCATTGCTCACGGATGGTATCGGGCCTTGGGTTAAACCTCGAGAGGAGTGGTTTACAGTTTGGTTGCCAGTATTCCTAGCCTTTGCTCTTTTTATACCGAGGCAGTCAAGGCTAGAACCTGATCGTCATGATGCTCTTGATACTGGCTGA
- a CDS encoding capsule biosynthesis protein, with protein sequence MTHDVAANPWLEKARALDRYRWLLLRERHGVFASALRFAREALSDWWFGIRAKRHLAATVVAEPCDFLLLQSAPKVIAFQRKKLLIEELRRRGHHLVETALLEPKQILQQRLLKVPPFTVPTRYFGLAAYAEWLVECHQPRILLNDRNGSLYAPFLRLSLNVRQRLLVHLAHASTVESSRRLGMNDYDYYFLFGRSSLEALQARTLRFGSSQAVLAGSHMIDSSYDLPPSEPSRRTVLVLGVGPDKEKEIGYQRTYALIRDWAAQNADYQVLIKAHPRSKALFWQEAAATLGNVQVLPSHCTLAEALGRASLVINIMSNAVIEAALAKKPLIYVNASGEPDIFSQDSFFGARVERADQLQQRILGITDDYERSQQQSALFADYHLAQGIWGLQRTCTLLDGLLRNDCIESLSLTQSLVAE encoded by the coding sequence ATGACCCATGATGTTGCTGCCAACCCCTGGCTGGAAAAGGCCCGAGCCCTAGATCGCTATCGCTGGCTGTTGCTGCGTGAGCGCCACGGAGTGTTTGCCAGTGCTTTGCGTTTCGCACGTGAAGCTCTCAGCGACTGGTGGTTTGGTATCCGTGCCAAACGACACCTGGCGGCCACTGTTGTCGCCGAGCCTTGTGATTTCCTGCTGCTGCAATCGGCTCCCAAAGTCATCGCCTTTCAGCGCAAGAAGCTATTGATCGAAGAGTTGCGCAGGCGTGGCCATCATCTGGTCGAGACCGCGCTGCTGGAGCCGAAACAGATACTGCAGCAGCGGTTGTTAAAGGTGCCGCCTTTTACGGTGCCGACCCGCTATTTCGGTTTGGCGGCCTATGCCGAATGGCTGGTCGAGTGCCACCAGCCGCGCATCCTGCTCAATGACCGCAATGGCAGCCTATATGCGCCATTTCTGCGCCTGTCGCTAAACGTCCGTCAACGTCTGTTGGTGCATCTGGCTCATGCCTCGACCGTGGAGAGTTCGCGGCGTTTGGGCATGAACGATTACGACTATTACTTTCTGTTTGGGCGGAGTTCGCTGGAAGCGCTGCAGGCGCGGACATTGCGTTTTGGTAGTTCGCAGGCGGTACTGGCGGGCTCGCATATGATCGACAGCTCTTACGACCTGCCGCCGTCTGAGCCGTCCCGGCGTACTGTGCTGGTTCTCGGCGTTGGTCCGGACAAGGAGAAGGAAATCGGATACCAGCGCACCTATGCGCTTATCCGTGACTGGGCGGCGCAAAACGCTGACTATCAGGTGCTGATCAAGGCTCATCCGCGCAGTAAGGCGCTGTTCTGGCAAGAGGCAGCTGCCACTCTAGGTAACGTACAGGTGCTGCCCTCCCACTGCACGCTGGCCGAGGCACTAGGGCGAGCTTCACTGGTGATCAATATCATGTCCAATGCGGTGATTGAGGCCGCTCTGGCAAAAAAGCCGCTGATCTATGTAAATGCCAGCGGCGAGCCAGACATTTTTTCTCAGGACAGTTTTTTTGGCGCGCGAGTCGAACGTGCAGATCAATTGCAGCAGCGTATCTTAGGTATCACTGATGATTACGAGCGCAGTCAACAGCAGTCAGCCCTCTTTGCCGACTATCACCTTGCTCAGGGGATTTGGGGGCTTCAGCGCACCTGTACCTTGCTCGACGGTTTGCTGCGTAACGACTGTATCGAGAGCCTGTCTCTGACGCAGAGTCTGGTTGCTGAATAA
- a CDS encoding glycosyltransferase family 25 protein gives MTGLCFEHAFVINLDHRTDRWARMTENLAQVGIAAERFSAISVRDFADDQPTMALKGFLQRVDGPSPSAEHKLQTTWACMRSHLAIIRMARDAGWSSVLILEDDCEFEPYTPVVLSRACKQLLGRDWGMLYLGGTLKKGGKKTDISENIREVSRVRLAHAYVVNASIYERILHEAPEAGLPLDWYYSEILQDSVNTLMIRPTLAYQRLFDMSDIEQVERKPKYKTRQALRRWWARMRYGRSSY, from the coding sequence ATGACCGGATTGTGTTTTGAACATGCATTTGTCATCAATCTTGATCACCGCACTGATCGCTGGGCGAGGATGACCGAAAATTTGGCGCAGGTAGGTATCGCTGCAGAGCGTTTCTCCGCCATCAGTGTTCGGGACTTCGCTGATGATCAGCCAACGATGGCGCTCAAGGGGTTTCTCCAGCGTGTTGATGGCCCTAGTCCGTCTGCAGAGCACAAACTGCAGACGACTTGGGCGTGTATGCGCAGTCATCTGGCCATTATTCGTATGGCGCGTGATGCAGGCTGGTCGTCGGTACTGATTCTTGAAGACGACTGCGAGTTTGAGCCCTATACCCCCGTCGTGCTGAGCCGGGCGTGCAAGCAATTGCTGGGGCGCGATTGGGGGATGCTGTATCTCGGCGGTACCTTGAAGAAGGGCGGCAAGAAAACGGATATTTCTGAGAATATTCGGGAAGTCAGCCGTGTTCGGCTGGCCCATGCTTATGTGGTTAATGCCAGTATCTATGAGCGGATTCTTCATGAGGCACCGGAGGCGGGTTTGCCGCTTGACTGGTATTACTCGGAAATCCTACAGGACTCTGTTAACACCCTCATGATAAGGCCGACGCTGGCGTATCAACGCCTATTTGATATGAGTGATATTGAACAGGTCGAGCGCAAGCCTAAGTACAAAACACGCCAAGCGTTACGGCGCTGGTGGGCAAGAATGCGTTACGGCCGCTCGTCGTATTAA
- a CDS encoding lipopolysaccharide kinase InaA family protein: MSGWNLAPEYEGLSDEFGSLQAVFALQGRRLTRDPLSEVILVEFAGVRYYVKRYWGGGKGLRRFVGRPRVKAEWQNLKNFAKWGIPTAPIVAYGLERRLGTFVRGALITRELENTLDMAHMAKHQDSRFGDPRWVATISAQLARATRILHDHHFAHNDLKWRNLLVNERAELFLIDCPTGAFWWGPLLSYRVVKDLACLDKVASKVLSRSQRLRFYLQYCGRERLGSTDKRRVRQIVKFFEGRE; the protein is encoded by the coding sequence ATGTCGGGTTGGAATCTGGCGCCTGAGTACGAGGGGTTGAGCGATGAGTTTGGTTCCCTGCAGGCGGTATTCGCCTTGCAGGGGCGGCGCTTGACTCGCGATCCGCTGTCGGAAGTGATCCTGGTTGAATTCGCGGGCGTGCGTTATTACGTCAAGCGCTACTGGGGTGGCGGCAAGGGGTTGCGGCGCTTTGTCGGCCGCCCCCGAGTCAAGGCCGAATGGCAGAACCTGAAGAACTTCGCCAAGTGGGGCATTCCCACTGCACCGATCGTTGCTTATGGATTGGAGCGACGCTTGGGTACATTCGTGCGTGGTGCGTTAATCACTCGCGAGCTGGAAAACACGCTAGACATGGCCCATATGGCCAAACATCAGGACTCGCGATTTGGCGATCCACGTTGGGTGGCGACTATCAGCGCGCAGTTGGCGCGAGCCACCCGTATTTTGCACGATCACCACTTTGCCCATAACGATCTGAAGTGGCGCAACCTGCTGGTTAATGAGCGCGCAGAGCTGTTTCTGATTGATTGTCCGACTGGCGCTTTCTGGTGGGGGCCGCTCCTCAGCTACCGGGTCGTCAAGGATCTGGCTTGCTTGGATAAGGTTGCCAGCAAGGTGCTTTCACGCAGTCAGCGCCTGCGCTTCTACTTGCAGTACTGCGGGCGTGAGCGCCTTGGCTCGACTGACAAGCGACGGGTACGGCAGATCGTGAAGTTCTTCGAGGGAAGGGAATGA
- a CDS encoding carbamoyltransferase codes for MALTILGLSGALSHDPSAALYIDGKLIAAAEEERFVRDKHAKNRMPYESAKFCLEQAGIKPSDVDVVAIPFASISIFEKARWQYAKRYWYAPDRALDAILMGNRRYKRYHKKIQWCLEQLGFDLKKIKIEPVEHHLAHAASAYHCSGFTEKTAILGIDGKGEYATTFFGYGENGKIHKIKEFYDPDSLGGLYGAITEFLGFEMLDGEFKVMGMAPYGDAAKYDFSRLAKFENGELIINTEYANVIGFRRYKENGKGYYFSPKLIEWLGPKRQGDIADDPYIHYAASMQALFEKLALEMMEYYLGDIIRETGKIAFAGGCALNVKLNQKIIARDDVKELFVQPASGDAGTSVGAAAYISHQRGVPVEKMEHVYLGPSYSNEDVIAACARHPSKPVFKQIDNMPQRIAKIMVDANPVAWFQGRMEFGPRALGGRSIIGCPSVAGVADRINEQIKFRERWRPFCPSMLDTVGPQMLKVDHPSPFMTFTFEVNDEWKTRVGEVVHEDGTSRAQVLKREYNPRYYDMMLELEKLTGNGVSLNTSLNRRGEPMICSPTDALNMFYGSDLQYLIMEDILVVKDGKDWYDNV; via the coding sequence GTGGCATTGACGATTCTCGGCCTTTCCGGCGCCCTCAGCCATGATCCATCCGCCGCCCTGTATATCGACGGCAAGTTGATCGCGGCCGCCGAAGAAGAGCGCTTTGTGCGCGACAAGCACGCGAAGAACCGCATGCCCTACGAGTCGGCCAAGTTCTGTCTGGAACAGGCCGGGATCAAACCGTCCGACGTTGATGTGGTGGCTATTCCGTTTGCGTCGATCAGCATCTTCGAGAAAGCCCGCTGGCAATATGCCAAGCGCTACTGGTACGCACCGGATCGCGCCCTCGATGCGATCCTCATGGGCAATCGTCGCTACAAGCGTTACCACAAGAAGATTCAATGGTGCCTGGAGCAGCTCGGTTTCGACCTGAAGAAAATCAAGATCGAGCCGGTCGAGCACCACCTGGCCCACGCCGCCAGCGCCTACCACTGCTCGGGCTTTACCGAGAAGACCGCGATCCTCGGCATCGACGGCAAGGGCGAGTACGCCACCACCTTCTTCGGTTACGGCGAGAACGGCAAGATCCACAAGATCAAGGAATTCTACGACCCGGATTCGCTCGGCGGCCTGTACGGCGCGATCACCGAGTTCCTTGGCTTCGAGATGCTTGACGGCGAGTTCAAGGTCATGGGCATGGCGCCTTATGGCGATGCGGCCAAGTATGATTTTTCGCGCCTGGCCAAGTTCGAGAACGGCGAGCTGATCATCAACACCGAGTACGCCAACGTCATTGGTTTCCGCCGCTACAAGGAAAACGGCAAGGGTTACTACTTCTCGCCCAAGCTGATCGAGTGGTTGGGGCCGAAGCGCCAGGGCGACATTGCGGACGATCCGTACATCCACTACGCCGCCAGCATGCAGGCGCTGTTCGAGAAGCTGGCGCTGGAGATGATGGAGTACTACCTCGGTGACATCATCCGCGAGACCGGCAAGATTGCCTTCGCCGGTGGTTGCGCGCTGAACGTCAAGCTGAACCAGAAGATCATCGCGCGCGACGATGTGAAAGAACTGTTCGTCCAGCCGGCGTCCGGCGATGCCGGTACTTCGGTTGGTGCAGCTGCCTACATTTCCCACCAGCGCGGCGTGCCGGTGGAAAAGATGGAGCACGTCTATCTCGGCCCGTCCTACAGCAACGAAGATGTGATCGCCGCCTGTGCTCGTCACCCGAGCAAGCCGGTGTTCAAACAGATCGACAACATGCCGCAGCGCATCGCCAAGATCATGGTCGACGCCAATCCAGTGGCCTGGTTCCAGGGCCGCATGGAGTTTGGTCCGCGCGCCCTCGGTGGTCGTTCGATCATCGGCTGCCCGAGCGTGGCCGGTGTGGCTGATCGCATCAATGAACAGATCAAGTTCCGCGAGCGCTGGAGGCCGTTCTGCCCGTCGATGCTCGACACCGTCGGCCCGCAGATGCTCAAGGTCGATCACCCGAGCCCGTTTATGACCTTCACCTTTGAAGTCAACGACGAGTGGAAGACCCGCGTCGGCGAAGTGGTGCACGAAGACGGCACCTCGCGCGCCCAAGTGCTTAAGCGCGAATATAACCCGCGCTATTACGACATGATGCTGGAACTGGAAAAACTGACCGGCAACGGCGTGTCGCTGAACACCTCGCTGAACCGCCGCGGCGAGCCAATGATCTGCTCGCCGACCGATGCGCTGAACATGTTCTACGGCTCTGACCTTCAGTACCTGATCATGGAAGATATCTTGGTGGTCAAGGACGGCAAGGATTGGTATGACAACGTCTGA
- a CDS encoding lipopolysaccharide kinase InaA family protein produces MSDFIAAQDRALLERHGLTSFEALWTLQLEAVDEPNTERGGWSSVYRLDLGEAAFYLKRQSNHLTRSLLHPFGEPTFAREFRNIRRYAALGIPALHAAFFAERKLPGERRAVLLTRALDGWQDLDAWLPGWAALEETRRAAILKACGELARRLHQAGQMHGCFYPKHVFLRESAEGFEAQLIDLEKTRPLLFGQRDRIKDLEPLLRRACVWSEAEVGLLLAAYLGETADLGCWSERLDARRRNKEARR; encoded by the coding sequence ATGAGCGACTTTATTGCGGCGCAGGATCGCGCCTTGCTTGAGCGGCATGGGCTGACCAGTTTCGAGGCGTTATGGACGCTGCAACTGGAAGCGGTGGATGAGCCCAACACTGAGCGTGGCGGCTGGAGTAGCGTGTATCGGTTGGATCTCGGCGAGGCGGCGTTTTACCTCAAGCGCCAAAGTAACCACCTGACCCGCAGTCTGTTGCATCCCTTCGGCGAGCCCACCTTTGCCCGTGAATTTCGCAATATTCGCCGTTATGCAGCGTTGGGTATTCCCGCGCTGCATGCGGCGTTTTTTGCCGAGCGCAAATTGCCGGGTGAGCGGCGTGCTGTGCTGCTGACTCGCGCTCTGGATGGCTGGCAGGATCTGGATGCCTGGTTGCCCGGCTGGGCGGCGCTCGAAGAGACGCGTCGTGCAGCGATTCTAAAAGCTTGTGGTGAGCTGGCCCGGCGTCTACACCAAGCTGGGCAGATGCATGGCTGCTTTTACCCCAAGCATGTCTTCCTGCGTGAGAGTGCTGAAGGCTTCGAGGCACAGTTGATTGATCTGGAAAAGACCCGCCCATTGCTGTTCGGCCAGCGAGACCGGATAAAGGATCTGGAACCATTGTTGCGCCGCGCCTGTGTGTGGAGCGAGGCTGAGGTCGGCTTGCTGCTGGCGGCCTATCTTGGTGAGACAGCGGATCTTGGCTGCTGGAGTGAGCGTCTCGATGCGCGCCGGCGGAATAAGGAGGCGCGGCGATGA
- a CDS encoding lipopolysaccharide kinase InaA family protein: MNLVGLSQAGRAPELPLSIALADAAGSAELTLQRLLRVLPGQRYVGVAEWCGQPVLAKLLVGNKAARHFQRERDGALLLAEQGLNTPQLLADGLRDGEGGWLLFEYLQGAESLWEAWRAVEHQPLLSADQQAVLAEALVSIAQMHLKGVWQADLHLDNLLRHNGQLFVIDGGGVQVETAGKPLSRAKVLENLGVFFAQLPAELTPFIEELLVHYLLANGEHALPLEALLKEVEKVRQWRLRDYLKKIARDCSLFAAKVGAFGLQVVRRDKQAELQPLLSNLDQLTEQGHIYKTGGAATVAQVQLQGRPLVVKRYNVKSLAHWLKRFWRPSRAWHSWVEGNRLQLLGIATPQPLAVLERRWCWLRGHAYLITEYCGGQDIIARFQAFHDGSPPESDLLALDRLFAALLRERISHGDFKGHNLFWDERLACWSLIDLDAMQQHRSARSFARAYARDRARFLRNWPADSALHQLLNQRLPLTPAVGSAD, encoded by the coding sequence ATGAATTTGGTGGGTCTCAGTCAGGCTGGACGTGCGCCAGAGTTACCGCTGTCCATAGCGTTGGCTGATGCAGCGGGCTCTGCTGAGTTGACCCTGCAACGACTGTTGCGTGTGTTGCCTGGGCAGCGCTATGTCGGCGTGGCCGAATGGTGCGGCCAGCCAGTGCTGGCCAAGTTGCTGGTGGGAAACAAGGCTGCGCGACATTTTCAGCGCGAGCGTGATGGCGCCCTTCTGCTCGCGGAGCAAGGGCTGAATACGCCGCAGCTGTTGGCGGATGGGCTGCGTGACGGTGAGGGCGGCTGGCTGCTGTTCGAGTATCTGCAAGGTGCTGAAAGCCTGTGGGAGGCTTGGCGCGCGGTGGAACATCAGCCGCTGCTGAGTGCCGATCAACAGGCGGTGCTGGCTGAGGCGCTAGTCAGCATCGCGCAGATGCACCTCAAGGGGGTGTGGCAGGCAGACCTGCATCTGGACAACCTGTTGCGGCATAACGGCCAGCTGTTTGTTATCGACGGCGGCGGTGTGCAGGTTGAGACGGCAGGTAAACCGCTGTCGCGCGCCAAGGTGCTGGAAAACCTTGGGGTGTTCTTCGCCCAGCTGCCCGCCGAATTGACGCCGTTTATCGAAGAGCTGCTGGTGCATTACCTGCTGGCGAACGGCGAACATGCCTTGCCGCTGGAAGCGTTACTCAAAGAAGTGGAAAAAGTGCGCCAATGGCGTTTGCGCGATTATTTGAAGAAAATCGCCCGCGATTGCAGCCTGTTCGCCGCAAAAGTCGGTGCGTTCGGCCTTCAGGTGGTTCGCCGCGACAAGCAGGCTGAGTTGCAGCCGCTGTTGAGTAATCTGGATCAGCTCACCGAGCAGGGCCATATCTACAAGACCGGTGGCGCGGCCACCGTGGCGCAAGTGCAACTGCAAGGGCGTCCGCTGGTGGTCAAGCGCTATAACGTGAAGAGCCTGGCGCATTGGCTCAAGCGCTTCTGGCGACCCAGCCGCGCCTGGCACAGCTGGGTCGAGGGCAACCGCCTGCAGCTGCTGGGCATCGCCACGCCACAGCCACTGGCCGTGCTAGAGCGGCGCTGGTGCTGGCTGCGCGGGCACGCCTACCTGATTACCGAATACTGCGGTGGGCAGGATATAATCGCGCGTTTTCAGGCGTTCCACGATGGATCGCCCCCAGAAAGCGACCTGTTGGCTCTTGATCGTCTGTTCGCTGCCTTGTTGCGCGAACGCATCAGTCACGGCGATTTCAAGGGGCACAACCTGTTCTGGGACGAGCGCTTGGCGTGCTGGTCGCTGATTGATCTCGACGCCATGCAGCAGCACCGCAGTGCGCGCAGTTTCGCCAGGGCCTATGCTCGCGATCGCGCCCGTTTTCTGCGTAACTGGCCCGCCGACTCGGCGCTGCACCAGTTGCTCAACCAACGTTTACCGCTGACGCCCGCCGTCGGCTCAGCAGACTAA
- a CDS encoding glycosyltransferase, with translation MTTSEVAETAQSWVLQFCHGYDGPFLDCARQYAALFVGTPYKVCTVYLTGKPSSAVEQGSASDEVLFLDYSSRDVRGLKLKAIRDLKRIAASRDFKFCIAHRFKPIYVALLGSDLPVIGVHHAFGDYKRRTRQLFANFFRKRLALLGVSNAVRDDMRACLPNWASERIETLYNRIDVAAVQAAQVSREAAREHLGLPQDAWVVGNVGRLHPDKDQATLIKGFAQALPQLPVGSLLAIMGSGKLEESLKSLASELRVSDSVRFLGQVVNGRNYFKAFDVFALTSDHEPFGMVLLEAMAAGVPVICSDCGGGREVVVDSGRLFPLGAAAALAQTLIEQAQTTDKLAMLQQRMVQRLQAEFSDQAVTQRFRALPLLNSVM, from the coding sequence ATGACAACGTCTGAGGTCGCGGAGACCGCTCAGTCGTGGGTGCTGCAGTTCTGTCACGGCTATGACGGCCCCTTCCTCGATTGCGCGCGGCAGTACGCCGCGCTCTTTGTTGGTACGCCTTATAAAGTGTGCACTGTGTACCTGACGGGTAAACCGAGTTCTGCGGTCGAGCAAGGCTCGGCATCTGACGAGGTGCTTTTCCTCGACTACTCGAGTCGCGACGTGCGCGGCCTCAAGCTCAAGGCGATCCGCGACCTCAAGCGTATTGCCGCTTCGCGCGACTTCAAATTCTGCATCGCCCATCGTTTTAAACCGATCTACGTCGCCCTGTTGGGCAGCGATCTACCAGTGATCGGTGTGCATCATGCGTTTGGCGACTACAAGCGGCGCACGCGCCAGCTGTTTGCCAATTTCTTCCGCAAGCGCCTGGCCTTGCTCGGGGTTTCCAATGCGGTGCGCGATGACATGCGTGCCTGCCTGCCGAACTGGGCTTCCGAGCGTATCGAGACGCTGTACAACCGCATCGACGTCGCCGCTGTGCAGGCTGCGCAGGTTTCACGCGAGGCAGCGCGTGAGCACCTGGGCTTACCTCAGGATGCCTGGGTGGTCGGCAATGTCGGGCGCCTGCACCCGGACAAGGATCAGGCCACTCTGATCAAGGGCTTCGCCCAGGCTTTGCCGCAGTTGCCGGTGGGTAGTCTGCTGGCAATCATGGGCAGCGGGAAGCTGGAAGAGTCATTGAAAAGCCTTGCCAGTGAGCTCAGGGTGAGTGATTCGGTGCGTTTTCTTGGTCAGGTGGTGAACGGGCGTAACTATTTCAAGGCGTTCGATGTTTTCGCTTTGACGTCTGATCATGAGCCGTTTGGCATGGTACTGCTGGAAGCCATGGCTGCAGGCGTGCCAGTGATCTGCAGTGATTGTGGTGGCGGGCGTGAGGTGGTGGTCGACAGTGGTCGGCTGTTCCCGTTAGGCGCTGCTGCGGCTCTGGCGCAGACGTTGATAGAGCAGGCCCAGACCACCGATAAATTGGCGATGCTGCAACAGCGGATGGTGCAGCGCTTGCAAGCAGAGTTTTCCGATCAGGCCGTGACTCAGCGTTTCAGGGCGCTGCCGTTGCTCAACTCGGTTATGTGA